In the Oceanithermus desulfurans genome, one interval contains:
- a CDS encoding delta(1)-pyrroline-2-carboxylate reductase family protein: MKTLSATTTAALLPYEALADTLARVVRDARAGRAVAPERTVHPLPEGGTLLLMPAWDDRLGVLKRVSVHPANPERGLAQVQAEVLVFDVRTGEARLLLDGAVVTARRTAALSLLAVRRLAAKPPEQVLIVGAGTQARAHLEALATLRPRRVFVYNRTFSRAAELAAHGRKLGLAMQTVPFPDKVAAQADLIVSATSSAAPVVPEEVAEDALVVAVGAFTPNMAELPAALVRRSRVFVDTLPGARAEAGDLLQAEVDWAQVRTLADVLEENPPAGGPVVFKSVGSALWDLAAARLIYGT, encoded by the coding sequence ATGAAGACCCTCTCCGCCACCACGACCGCCGCCCTGCTCCCTTACGAGGCCCTCGCCGACACCCTGGCCCGGGTGGTCCGCGACGCTCGCGCCGGCCGCGCGGTCGCGCCCGAACGTACGGTGCATCCGCTTCCCGAAGGGGGCACGCTGCTCCTCATGCCTGCGTGGGACGATCGCTTGGGCGTGCTCAAGCGCGTCAGCGTCCACCCGGCCAACCCCGAACGCGGGCTCGCCCAGGTGCAGGCCGAGGTGCTCGTCTTCGACGTCCGCACGGGGGAGGCCCGGCTGCTGCTCGACGGCGCCGTCGTCACCGCCAGGCGAACGGCCGCCCTCTCGCTGCTGGCCGTCCGCCGGCTCGCCGCAAAGCCGCCCGAACAGGTGCTCATCGTGGGCGCCGGTACGCAGGCGCGGGCCCATCTCGAAGCGCTGGCGACGCTCCGCCCGCGGCGCGTCTTCGTCTACAACCGCACCTTTTCGCGGGCGGCCGAGCTGGCCGCGCACGGCCGCAAGCTGGGCCTCGCCATGCAGACCGTGCCCTTTCCCGACAAGGTCGCGGCCCAGGCCGACCTGATCGTCAGCGCCACCAGCAGCGCCGCGCCGGTGGTGCCGGAAGAAGTCGCCGAGGACGCGCTGGTGGTCGCCGTCGGCGCCTTCACCCCGAACATGGCCGAGCTGCCGGCCGCGCTGGTGAGGCGGTCGCGCGTCTTCGTGGACACCCTGCCCGGCGCGCGCGCCGAGGCCGGCGACCTGCTGCAGGCGGAAGTGGACTGGGCCCAGGTTCGCACCCTGGCGGACGTGCTCGAGGAAAACCCGCCCGCGGGCGGTCCGGTGGTGTTCAAGAGCGTCGGCTCGGCGCTTTGGGATCTGGCGGCGGCGCGGCTGATCTACGGAACGTAG
- the tsaD gene encoding tRNA (adenosine(37)-N6)-threonylcarbamoyltransferase complex transferase subunit TsaD: MLVLGIETSCDDTGVGLVQDGRVRVNLVASQTLLHAEYGGVVPELASREHTQVLDRLVARALEEAGVRPQALDLVAATRGPGLVGPLLVGLGYAKGLAWSLGKPFLGVHHLEGHLHGALASGEVEPPFLVLIASGGHTHLYRVEAWGRYQLLGATRDDAAGEAFDKVARTLGLGYPGGPEIERLAREGDAHAVPFSVPMRGRAGYDFSFSGLKTAAVRFKSEGYAPADIAAGFQRVAVASLVGTLERAARDTGVRRVVVAGGVAANRALRTALAATGLEVHLPPPGLTSDNGAMIALAAARRWAREGRADPITVSAEPYWPLGEAV; encoded by the coding sequence GTGCTCGTGCTCGGCATCGAAACCAGCTGCGACGACACCGGCGTGGGCCTGGTGCAGGACGGCCGGGTCCGCGTGAACCTGGTGGCGTCGCAGACCTTGCTGCACGCCGAATACGGCGGGGTGGTGCCCGAGCTGGCCAGCCGGGAGCACACCCAGGTGCTCGACCGGCTCGTGGCCCGCGCCCTGGAAGAGGCCGGGGTCCGCCCCCAGGCGCTCGACCTGGTGGCCGCCACCCGCGGCCCCGGCTTGGTCGGCCCGCTGCTCGTGGGGCTGGGCTACGCCAAGGGGCTGGCCTGGTCGCTGGGGAAGCCCTTCCTGGGCGTGCACCACCTGGAAGGCCATCTGCACGGGGCGCTCGCTTCGGGGGAGGTGGAGCCGCCCTTTCTGGTGCTGATCGCCTCCGGCGGGCACACCCACCTCTACCGCGTGGAGGCGTGGGGGCGGTACCAGCTGCTCGGCGCCACCCGCGACGACGCCGCCGGCGAGGCCTTCGACAAGGTCGCCCGCACGCTGGGCCTCGGCTACCCCGGCGGCCCCGAGATCGAACGACTCGCCCGCGAAGGAGACGCGCACGCGGTGCCCTTCAGCGTGCCCATGCGCGGCCGTGCGGGGTACGACTTCAGCTTTTCCGGTCTCAAGACCGCCGCGGTGCGGTTTAAGAGCGAGGGCTACGCGCCCGCCGACATCGCCGCGGGCTTCCAGCGGGTGGCCGTGGCCTCGCTGGTGGGCACCCTCGAGCGCGCGGCGCGCGACACCGGAGTCCGCCGGGTCGTGGTGGCCGGCGGCGTCGCCGCCAACCGGGCGCTGCGCACGGCGCTCGCGGCGACGGGGCTCGAGGTGCACCTGCCCCCGCCGGGCCTGACCTCCGACAACGGCGCCATGATCGCCCTGGCCGCCGCCCGCCGCTGGGCGCGCGAAGGGCGTGCCGACCCCATCACGGTCTCCGCCGAGCCCTACTGGCCCCTGGGCGAGGCGGTCTAG
- the lptB gene encoding LPS export ABC transporter ATP-binding protein — protein sequence METALSPEVEYAQQARLSAQGLRKRYGRRDVVRGVDLVLGRGEIVALFGPNGAGKTTTFYMLVGFVRPNGGRILLRGEDVTRLPMHKRARLGLGYLPQEPSAFRRMTVLENLLAILEHQPLPKKERHDTALGLLEEFHIDHLKDKYAYTLSGGERRRLEIARALTTNPDFILLDEPFTGVDPKNVGDIQNLIQELRAKRGLGVFITDHSVRETLAITDRVYLMYDGQVVFHGSPDEFARDTGARNYYLGEDFEL from the coding sequence ATGGAAACGGCTCTTTCCCCCGAGGTGGAATACGCCCAGCAGGCGCGCCTTTCGGCTCAGGGCCTGCGCAAGCGGTACGGCCGCCGCGACGTGGTGCGGGGCGTGGACCTGGTGCTGGGGCGTGGCGAGATCGTCGCCCTCTTCGGCCCCAACGGGGCGGGCAAGACGACGACGTTCTACATGCTCGTCGGCTTCGTGCGCCCCAACGGCGGGCGCATCTTGCTGCGCGGGGAGGACGTGACCCGGCTGCCCATGCACAAGCGGGCGCGGCTGGGCCTGGGCTACCTGCCCCAGGAGCCCTCGGCGTTCCGGCGCATGACCGTGCTGGAGAACCTGCTGGCCATCCTCGAGCACCAGCCCCTTCCCAAGAAGGAGCGTCACGACACCGCGCTGGGGCTGCTCGAGGAGTTCCACATCGACCACCTCAAGGACAAGTACGCCTACACCCTCTCGGGGGGCGAGCGGCGGCGGCTCGAGATCGCGCGGGCGCTCACCACCAACCCCGACTTCATCCTTCTCGACGAGCCCTTCACCGGCGTCGACCCCAAGAACGTGGGCGACATCCAGAACCTGATCCAGGAGCTGCGCGCCAAACGCGGTTTGGGGGTCTTCATCACCGACCACTCGGTGCGCGAAACCCTGGCCATCACCGACCGGGTCTACCTGATGTACGACGGCCAGGTCGTCTTCCACGGCAGCCCCGACGAGTTCGCCCGCGACACGGGCGCGCGCAATTACTACCTGGGCGAGGACTTCGAGCTCTAG
- a CDS encoding patatin-like phospholipase family protein, which translates to MAAFDGSTTQPGLILALSGGGVRGFAHLGALRAIREAGLPIAGVAGSSAGAYAAANLGLDLPLEVEPLMSHVIDRQLADLFMANGNRLLRAAKIQSRLFKALRHTAIADAERLRKGLLELYGTARIEDLVPPLAINAADLNTGEVVVLREGPLVDAVMASSAIPGIFPPVPWGGRLLVDGDVVEKVPVTAARQLGPGPVVGVDVSNPVRLHKPHNSFEVMLMASEASIRRLKRLALERADYVLSLVPDHPVDTFDYSQANALYAFGYETTQAHLSELEALLAPKRRGLFAWLQREPQRRKG; encoded by the coding sequence ATGGCTGCTTTCGACGGATCGACGACGCAACCGGGACTGATCCTCGCGCTCAGCGGGGGCGGGGTGCGCGGTTTCGCGCACCTGGGCGCACTGCGCGCGATCCGGGAAGCGGGCCTGCCCATCGCCGGCGTGGCGGGCAGCTCGGCGGGGGCCTACGCCGCGGCCAACCTGGGGCTCGACCTGCCGCTCGAGGTGGAGCCGTTGATGAGCCACGTGATCGACCGCCAGCTCGCCGACCTTTTCATGGCCAACGGCAACCGGCTGCTGCGTGCGGCCAAGATCCAGAGCCGGCTGTTCAAGGCCCTGCGCCACACGGCCATCGCCGACGCCGAGCGTCTGCGCAAGGGGCTGCTCGAACTCTACGGAACCGCCCGGATCGAAGACCTCGTGCCCCCGCTGGCCATCAACGCCGCCGACCTGAACACCGGCGAGGTGGTGGTGCTGCGCGAGGGGCCCCTGGTGGACGCGGTCATGGCCTCCAGCGCCATCCCCGGCATCTTCCCGCCGGTGCCCTGGGGCGGCCGCCTCCTCGTCGACGGCGACGTGGTGGAAAAGGTGCCGGTCACCGCCGCCCGGCAGCTGGGCCCCGGGCCGGTGGTGGGCGTGGACGTGTCCAACCCCGTGCGCCTGCACAAACCGCACAACTCGTTCGAAGTGATGCTGATGGCCAGCGAGGCCTCGATCCGCCGGCTCAAGCGGCTGGCGCTCGAGCGCGCCGACTACGTGCTCTCGCTGGTGCCCGACCATCCGGTGGACACCTTCGACTACAGCCAGGCCAACGCCCTGTACGCGTTCGGTTACGAAACCACCCAGGCCCACCTGTCCGAGCTCGAAGCCCTGCTCGCACCCAAGCGCAGGGGGCTATTCGCCTGGTTGCAACGCGAACCCCAGCGCCGCAAGGGCTAG
- the rpoD gene encoding RNA polymerase sigma factor RpoD, whose protein sequence is MSKKKTEEKAVAVLDEAPKKTAPKSGAKKKTAAKAAPKAKKPAAAKKTTAASSKPSRSKKAKTASAKEEPAPAEAAVVEPEAEPEVLEPILDEEEVVAEAATEAPIEEEVIAKPEEPVTIATRVSTSDPVRQYLHEIGQVPLLTLEEEIDLARRVEEGEAAVERLAEFTGLEADLIKKVIRAQVRHGGRVPHIPGYEAERVDEDTIQAVDARLRALPKPQKRYLHIARDGEIARQHLIEANLRLVVSIAKKYTGRGLSFLDLIQEGNQGLIRAVEKFEYKRRYKFSTYATWWIRQAINRAIADQARTIRIPVHMVETINKLTRTARQLQQELGREATYAEIADAMGPGWDAKKVEETFKIAQEPVSLETPIGDEKDSFYGDFIPDEHLASPVDSAAQSLLSEELEKALSKLSEREAMVLKLRKGLIDGREHTLEEVGAYFGVTRERIRQIENKALRKLKYHESRTRKLRDFLD, encoded by the coding sequence TTGAGCAAGAAGAAGACCGAAGAAAAGGCCGTTGCCGTGCTGGACGAGGCGCCCAAGAAGACCGCGCCCAAGAGCGGCGCGAAGAAGAAAACCGCCGCGAAGGCGGCCCCCAAAGCCAAGAAGCCTGCGGCCGCGAAGAAGACCACCGCGGCCAGCTCCAAGCCGTCCCGAAGCAAGAAAGCCAAGACCGCCTCCGCCAAGGAGGAACCGGCGCCGGCCGAAGCCGCCGTCGTCGAGCCCGAGGCCGAGCCGGAAGTGCTCGAGCCCATCCTCGACGAAGAAGAAGTCGTGGCCGAGGCCGCCACCGAAGCACCCATCGAAGAAGAAGTGATTGCCAAACCCGAAGAACCCGTAACCATCGCGACCCGGGTCTCCACCTCGGACCCGGTGCGGCAGTACCTGCACGAGATCGGGCAGGTGCCGCTGCTGACGCTGGAAGAAGAAATCGACCTGGCGCGCCGCGTCGAAGAAGGCGAGGCCGCCGTGGAGCGGCTGGCCGAGTTCACCGGCCTGGAAGCCGACCTGATCAAGAAGGTCATCCGCGCCCAGGTGCGCCACGGCGGCCGCGTGCCCCACATCCCCGGCTACGAGGCCGAGCGGGTGGACGAGGACACCATCCAGGCCGTGGACGCCCGCCTGCGGGCGCTGCCCAAGCCGCAGAAGCGCTACCTGCACATCGCCCGCGACGGCGAGATCGCCCGCCAGCACCTGATCGAGGCCAACCTGCGGCTCGTCGTCTCCATCGCCAAGAAGTACACCGGCCGCGGGCTCTCCTTCCTCGACCTCATCCAGGAGGGCAACCAGGGCCTGATCCGCGCCGTCGAGAAGTTCGAGTACAAGCGGCGCTACAAGTTCTCCACCTACGCCACCTGGTGGATCCGCCAGGCCATCAACCGCGCCATCGCCGACCAGGCGCGCACGATCCGCATTCCGGTGCACATGGTGGAGACGATCAACAAGCTCACCCGCACCGCCCGCCAGCTGCAGCAGGAGCTGGGCCGCGAGGCCACCTACGCCGAGATCGCCGACGCCATGGGCCCCGGCTGGGACGCCAAGAAGGTGGAGGAAACCTTCAAGATCGCCCAGGAGCCGGTGAGCCTGGAAACGCCGATCGGCGACGAGAAGGACTCGTTCTACGGCGACTTCATCCCCGACGAACACCTGGCCAGCCCGGTGGACTCCGCCGCTCAGAGCCTGCTCTCGGAGGAGCTGGAAAAAGCCCTCTCCAAACTCTCCGAGCGCGAGGCCATGGTGCTGAAGCTGCGCAAGGGGCTGATCGACGGCCGCGAGCACACCCTCGAGGAGGTGGGCGCCTACTTCGGCGTCACCCGCGAGCGCATCCGCCAGATCGAGAACAAGGCGCTGCGCAAGCTCAAGTACCACGAGTCCCGCACCCGCAAGCTGCGCGACTTCCTCGACTAA
- a CDS encoding DUF3084 domain-containing protein: protein MSLWTLLVNLLLIAAVVAYVGDVVGRRVGRRHLRLFGLRPRTTALVVAVFTGVVIALLAFAAFFFLASDARKTILEAEKVREERDQLRSEVERLGGHVSDLEARAARALGESERLERELKAKADALKLAEEEIRKLQGEKELLQQAVEETRKQLEEREVELGRVRAEVERIGSEREALEREFDALQQGQILLLDDLEKLRQAEADAIQRAEAAQAKTREAEAAAAQAEARVSAIQKEIAALEKERQQLLGDITTLDAERKALEEQRDALRLANRRLQDQLAAANQQVFDLKQELLRLEQERSSSERGLEVLRRQLSDSLKDTVLSELVWSSGPLQQALDQAVHLAEVQVRVEGFRGVLVPEDLNSEGWRAPGVIQARAEGVTPDGKVLLQLRFVPKELRFRIGQVIALRELPPPRLQPERVRRSLEDLRETAFERLLKAGVLPERVAAAGLTGAVLADFQAQIRDEVGNVVVAVVAADDVWTTEVPRLLYQVLYVP, encoded by the coding sequence ATGAGCCTCTGGACGCTGCTCGTCAACCTGCTGCTCATCGCAGCCGTCGTCGCCTACGTGGGCGACGTGGTGGGCCGTCGGGTGGGGCGGCGTCACCTGCGCCTCTTCGGTCTGCGCCCGCGCACCACCGCGCTGGTCGTGGCCGTCTTTACCGGCGTGGTGATCGCCCTGCTGGCGTTCGCGGCCTTCTTCTTCCTGGCCAGCGACGCGCGCAAAACGATCCTCGAGGCGGAAAAGGTGCGCGAGGAGCGGGACCAGCTGCGTTCCGAGGTGGAGCGTCTGGGCGGGCACGTCAGCGACCTGGAGGCGCGCGCTGCGCGGGCGCTGGGGGAGAGCGAACGCCTGGAGCGCGAACTCAAGGCCAAGGCCGACGCCCTCAAGCTGGCCGAGGAGGAGATCCGCAAGCTGCAGGGCGAGAAGGAGTTGCTGCAGCAGGCGGTCGAGGAAACCCGCAAGCAGCTGGAGGAGCGCGAGGTCGAGCTGGGGCGGGTGCGCGCCGAGGTGGAGCGGATCGGCTCCGAACGCGAGGCGCTTGAGCGCGAGTTCGACGCCTTGCAGCAAGGCCAGATCCTGCTGCTGGACGACCTCGAGAAGCTGCGTCAGGCCGAAGCCGACGCGATCCAGCGCGCCGAGGCGGCCCAGGCCAAGACCCGCGAAGCGGAGGCGGCCGCGGCCCAGGCCGAAGCGCGGGTGAGCGCCATCCAGAAGGAGATTGCGGCGCTGGAAAAGGAGCGCCAGCAGTTGCTGGGTGACATCACCACCCTCGACGCCGAGCGCAAGGCGCTCGAGGAGCAGCGCGACGCCCTGCGGCTGGCCAACCGCCGCCTGCAGGACCAGCTGGCGGCGGCCAACCAGCAGGTCTTCGACCTCAAGCAGGAGCTGCTGCGGCTCGAGCAGGAGCGCAGCTCGTCGGAGCGGGGGCTCGAGGTGCTGCGGCGCCAGTTGAGCGACAGCCTCAAGGACACGGTGCTGTCCGAGCTGGTGTGGTCAAGCGGGCCGCTGCAGCAGGCCCTCGACCAAGCGGTGCACCTGGCCGAGGTGCAGGTGCGCGTCGAGGGGTTCCGCGGCGTCCTCGTTCCCGAGGACCTCAACAGCGAGGGGTGGCGCGCCCCCGGCGTCATCCAGGCCCGGGCCGAGGGGGTGACCCCCGACGGCAAGGTGCTCTTGCAGCTACGCTTCGTGCCCAAAGAGCTGCGCTTCCGGATCGGCCAGGTCATCGCCCTGCGCGAGCTTCCGCCTCCGCGCCTGCAGCCGGAGCGCGTTCGCCGCAGCCTGGAAGACCTGCGCGAAACCGCCTTCGAACGCCTGCTCAAGGCCGGGGTGCTGCCCGAGCGGGTGGCCGCCGCGGGGCTGACGGGCGCGGTCCTCGCCGACTTCCAGGCCCAGATCCGCGACGAGGTGGGCAACGTGGTGGTCGCCGTGGTGGCGGCCGACGACGTATGGACCACCGAGGTGCCGCGGTTGCTCTATCAGGTGCTCTACGTTCCGTAG
- a CDS encoding amino acid ABC transporter ATP-binding protein: protein MAMVEMRNVHKWFGALHVLNNINLDVEKGEVVVIIGPSGSGKSTLIRTINALEPIQKGTIVVDGLDITKPRNVDEVRKEVGMVFQSFNLFPHMTVLENITLAPRIVRKWPREKAEQIALELLERVDIADQAEKYPAQLSGGQQQRVAIARALAMQPKIMLFDEPTSALDPEMVGEVLDAMKELAKSSMTMLVVTHEMGFAREVADRVIFMDMGEIIEEGEPDQVFSHPRHERTQAFLARILH from the coding sequence ATGGCGATGGTCGAGATGCGCAACGTGCACAAGTGGTTTGGCGCTTTGCACGTGCTCAACAACATCAACCTGGACGTCGAAAAGGGCGAAGTCGTGGTCATTATCGGCCCTTCGGGATCAGGGAAGAGCACCCTGATTCGCACCATCAACGCCCTCGAACCAATACAAAAGGGCACCATCGTGGTAGACGGCCTCGACATCACCAAGCCGCGGAACGTCGACGAGGTGCGCAAGGAAGTCGGCATGGTCTTCCAGAGCTTCAACCTGTTTCCGCACATGACCGTGCTCGAGAACATCACCCTGGCCCCGCGGATCGTCCGCAAATGGCCGCGCGAAAAGGCCGAGCAGATCGCCCTGGAGCTGCTGGAGCGGGTCGACATCGCCGACCAGGCGGAAAAGTACCCCGCGCAGCTCTCGGGCGGGCAGCAGCAGCGCGTCGCCATCGCCCGGGCGCTGGCCATGCAACCCAAGATCATGCTCTTCGACGAGCCCACCAGCGCCCTCGACCCGGAGATGGTGGGGGAGGTGCTCGACGCCATGAAGGAGCTGGCGAAGAGCAGCATGACCATGCTGGTGGTCACCCACGAGATGGGCTTCGCCCGCGAGGTGGCCGACCGGGTGATCTTCATGGACATGGGCGAGATCATCGAGGAAGGGGAGCCCGACCAGGTCTTCTCGCACCCCCGCCACGAACGCACCCAGGCCTTCCTGGCGCGGATCCTGCATTAG
- a CDS encoding class I SAM-dependent methyltransferase: protein MELAEYHTLTTLPTPAGPLWIKRGAPGLEDPAYRALAEAVEPRGARAIDLNPGVGVALLPLLAAGLEVDAWEDRRSALRALEASAAEHPGLRVRAALPWQVPEAAYGTALLVFGADRGNAWVRAQLLAAARALEPGGLLWVAGDKKLGFERYLGWARELVGDGEVVARAKGVRVAVLERSSRPAPEAPAEPAPLEAELRGRRLTFWVWPGVFSADAVDPASCLLLEHLPGDVGGAEVLDLGAGYGALSLPLAREGARVTLLEHQLASVWSARRSLQAAGLSAAVHHSDVDEALQENEVYDIVVSNPPFHVGGRVVLDVAEAFVAAAHRRTRPGGRFYLVANPFLKYEVWMHDRFGNVRTLHAGRYKVLLAVKQP from the coding sequence GTGGAGCTCGCGGAGTACCACACCCTCACAACCCTGCCGACCCCTGCGGGCCCGCTCTGGATCAAACGCGGGGCCCCTGGACTGGAGGACCCGGCCTACCGGGCGCTGGCCGAGGCCGTCGAGCCCCGGGGAGCACGGGCGATCGACCTCAACCCGGGGGTGGGCGTCGCGTTGCTGCCGCTGCTGGCCGCGGGGCTCGAGGTGGACGCCTGGGAGGACCGCCGCTCGGCCCTGCGCGCGCTGGAGGCGAGCGCCGCGGAGCATCCGGGCCTGCGGGTGCGCGCCGCCCTGCCCTGGCAGGTTCCCGAGGCGGCCTACGGCACGGCCCTGCTCGTCTTCGGGGCCGATCGCGGCAATGCCTGGGTGCGCGCCCAGCTCCTGGCCGCCGCGCGGGCGCTCGAGCCCGGCGGGCTGCTCTGGGTGGCCGGCGACAAGAAGCTGGGCTTCGAACGCTACCTCGGCTGGGCGCGCGAGCTCGTCGGCGACGGCGAGGTGGTCGCGCGGGCCAAAGGGGTGCGCGTCGCCGTCCTGGAACGCTCGTCCCGCCCGGCTCCGGAGGCGCCCGCCGAGCCCGCTCCCCTGGAGGCCGAACTTCGCGGGCGGCGGCTGACCTTCTGGGTCTGGCCCGGCGTCTTCTCCGCGGACGCGGTGGACCCCGCCTCCTGCCTGCTCCTCGAACACCTGCCCGGGGACGTCGGGGGGGCCGAGGTGCTCGACCTGGGCGCGGGCTACGGTGCGCTCAGCCTGCCGCTCGCCCGGGAGGGCGCCCGGGTAACGCTGCTGGAACACCAGCTCGCTTCGGTCTGGAGCGCCCGGCGCAGCCTTCAGGCCGCCGGTCTGTCGGCGGCGGTGCATCACTCCGACGTGGATGAAGCTTTGCAAGAAAACGAAGTTTATGATATAGTAGTATCAAACCCCCCCTTCCATGTTGGGGGTCGCGTTGTTTTGGACGTAGCCGAGGCTTTCGTGGCCGCAGCCCATCGACGTACACGACCTGGAGGTCGGTTTTACCTGGTGGCCAACCCGTTTCTAAAATACGAAGTCTGGATGCACGACCGGTTCGGCAACGTGCGCACGTTGCACGCTGGCCGCTACAAAGTGCTGCTTGCCGTAAAGCAACCCTGA